The sequence gaatatctgcattgaccctttttgcactaatctcttttgactcatcaaacacgctgctgttactgtttattatctatgccatTGCCAAGAcattttatccctacctatacagtaccagtcaaaagtttggacacacctactcattcaagggtttttcttaatttttactatttctatattgtagaataatagtgaagacatcaaaactatgaaatagcacatacgaaatcatgtagtaaccaaaagtgttaaacaaatcaaaatatattttatatttgagattcttcaaagtagccaccttttgccttgatgacagctttgcacactcttggcattctctcaaccagcttcatgaggtagtcacctggaatgcatttcaattaacaggtgtgccttcttaaacgttaatttgtggaatttatttccttattaatgcatttgagccaatcagttgtgttgtgacaaggtaggggggtatacagaggatagccctatttggtaaaagaccaagtccatattatggcaaaaacagctcaaataagtaaagagaaaagacatcattactttaagacatgaaggtcagtcaatattggaaaatttcaagaactttgaacgtttcttcaaatgcagtcgcaaaaaccatcaagcgctatgatgaaactggcgctcatgaggaccgccacaggaaaggaagacccagagttacctctgctgcagaggataagttcattagagttaccagcctcagaaattgcagcccaaataaatgcatcacagagttcaagtaacagacacatctcaacatcaactgttcagagtagactgtgtgagtcaggccttcatggtcaaattgctgcaaataaaccactactaaacgacaccaataagaagaagagacttgcttgggccaagaaacacaagcaatggacattagatcggcggaaatttgtcctttggtttgatgagtccaaatttgacatttttggttccaaccgccatgtctatGTGAGACATGGTGtgggtgaacgaatgatctctgcatgtgtatttcccaccgtaaagcatggaggaggaggtgttatggtgtggcagtgctttgcttgtgacaatgtcagttatttatttcgaattcaaggcacatttaaccaacatggctaccacaacattctgcagcgatacgtcatcccatctggtttgggcttaatgggactatcatttgtttttcaacaggacaatgacccaacacaccaccaggctgtgtaagggttatttgaccaagaaggagagtgatggagtgctacatcacccgacctcaacccaattgaggtggtttggaatgagttggaccgcagagtgaaggaaaagcagccaacaagtgctctgcatatgtggaaacttcttcaagactgttggaaaagcatttcaggtgaagctggttgagagaatgccaagagtgtgcaaagctgtcatcaaggcaaagggtggctatctttgaagaaactcaaatataaaatatattttgatttgtttaacacttttttggttactacatgattccaccacatgtgttatttcatagtttatgtcttcactattagaaaatagtaaatataaagaaaaacacttgaatgagtaggtgtgttcaaacttttgactggtactgtatgtacaaacatatctacctcaactacctcttaCCCCTGCATACtgtctcagtactggtaccctgtgtacatAGCCAAgatatcgttactcattgtgtatttattcctcttgttaaaaaaatatatatagtctactatttctctttttttctttctgcattgttgggaagggcccgtaagtaagcatttcactgttagtctacacctgttgtttatgaagcatgcgACAaacacaattttatttgatttgtaaGCATAATTTTCACATTTGCATGCACGGACAGATATTTAGGATTTAATTTGGATCTCCATTAGATGTtgtaaaagcagcagctactcttcctggggtccacacaaaacataaaacatgacataatacaaaacaataatagacaagaacagctcaaggacagagctacatacatttaaaataaatatagaaatacaaaaaaatccGTGCTGACAAAACACTTAAGAGAAACGTATGTGGCgtcaggttgcctagtggttcagagcattgggccagtaactgaggttgctggtttgaatcccaaagTCGATTAGGTGAAAAATCagttgagcaaagcacttaaccctagttgctctggataagatcgtCTGTCAAATGTAAATATTACTTTACATAGACGTACAAGTTATTTAGGTCAgataggggagaggcattgtgttgtaaggttttgtttttttcttttgTTAAAGGAACCaacggaatggtatcaaacacatcaaacacatggaaacgatatccttgactctgttccattgattccgttccagccattacaatgatcccatcctcttatagctcctcccaccagcctcctctgaagtacacacgtacacactccgATCACAGAGGCATTTTATAAAACACAAGGTGCTTTATAGGAGCAGCTGTCATGTGTGTGGAGATCCTTCCCCATTTTCACTTCCTTCCTGCTCCCTTATCACTTCCTCCCTGCTCCCTTATCACTTCCTCCCTGCTCCCTTATCGCTTCCTCCCTGCTCCCTTATCGCTTCCTCCCTGCTCCCTTATCGCTTCCTCCCTGCTCCCTTATCGCTTCCTCCCTGCTCCCTTATCGCTTCCTCCCTGCTCCCTTATcgctccctccctgctcccttatcgctccctccctgctcccttctcgctccctccctgctcccttcTCACTCCCTCCCTGCTCACTGGAGCTTCCACAAGCTGCGGCTAGCTTTACATAACTGTTCCTCCTGTCTGCCAGCCCAGGCAGCTGAAGCCAGACAGAGGATTAAGTGGCAGGCTAAATTGAGTGTGGCACTGGCCCAGAGTACatcactctctccccttcttctccttctctatTGTCTCCTCACAGTGCATCCTCACCAAGCAGAACCGGTCTGGTCTGGCTTCACACCAGCACAGAGACAAGCAGAGCCCAGGCACCCAGGTGGAGAGTCCATCATGTGTCATGGAGGCCTCAGTTGGCAGAGTGGATGTGTAGACGGAATTCAGAATGATCAAACCTATGCATGGACAGTAGTCTGCATGTAGGTGTATCTTGTTCTACATGGTCAAAAGTCAAAAGGCAAAACTACAAATCTCAAGAGTTTGACAAATGAAATGACTGATTGGTTGACAAGATTGAATGTCTTTTATTGATTGGTTGACGACCATTTAAAAAGGGAACCTCAAATAAGCTGCAAACGTGAGTTGTGTGCCCAACATGCAGTCATGGTAATGCTGTTGACCATGGTGCATTAATAATGAGGATGGATGAGGGTTGACTGGGCACACGGGAGGGGCATGGGGACATGGACAGAGACTAACTTGGTCAGTCATATTAGGGGAGGATAGGCATGACACAGCTGTAAAACGTCATTAAATAGtagccgcaaaacaccagtctcaacgtcaacagtgaagaggcgactccgggatgctggccttctagacagagttgcaaagaaaaagccatatctcagactggccaataaaaataaattattaagatgggcaaaagaacacagacactggacagagaaactctgcctagaagaccagcaaccggaatcgcctcttcactgttgacgttgagactggtgttttgcggctacaatttaatgaagctgtcagttgaggacttgtgagccgtctgtttctcaaactagacactctaatatacttgtcctcttgctcagttgtgcacagggcctcccactcctctttctattctggttagagccagtttcactgtttctgtgaaggaagtagtacacagcattgtacgagatcttcagtttcttgccaatttcccACATGGAATagtcttaatttctcagaacaagaaagactgacaagtttcagaacaaaagttatttgtttctggccattttgagcctataatcaaacccacaaatgctgatgctccagaaactcaactagtctaaagaaggacagttttattgcttctttaatcagaacaacagttttcagctgtgctaacaaaaatgcaaaagggttttctaatgatcaattaaccttttaaatgataaacttggataagctaacacaacgtgccattggaacacaggagtgatggttactgataatgggtgtctgtatgcctatgtagatattccataaaaacaatctgccgtttccagcaacaatagtcatttacaacattaacaatgtctacactgtatttctgatcaatttgatgttattttaatggacaaaaaaaagtaattttctttaaaaaataaggacatttctaagtgaccccaaaatgttgaacggtagtgtacatactgtacatgcacacacacagacttaaaCCTGCTACTCTGCTGTTTCTTTCTACAACAAAGGATTTAGAGCAGGAGTTCCCAAACCTTTTTCCCCAGGGCCTCCTTTTTCACATGTATTATTGTTTATTGAGAAAGCAGATATTAAATACACCACCAGCTTGATTTTGTTTAATTTGAGGGACCTAGGAAAATGTTGTTTTgaagctcatttcctgcaattctacatagtTTAACAAAAAACTCttgacagagccctgacctcaaccccatcaaacacctttgggatgaattggaacgccgactgcgagccaggcctaatcgcccaacatcagtgcccgacctcactaatgctctcgtggctgagtggaagcaagtccctgcatcaATGTTCCAAGATCTCGTAGAAAtcattcccagaagagtggaggctgttctagcagcaaaggggggaccaactccatattaatacccatgattttggaatgagatgttcaatgagcaggtgtccacatacttttggtcatgtagtgtattattccatttttaaattttttaattttttgtcatttagcagacgctcttatccagagcgacttacagtagtgaatgcatacatttcatacattattattattatattttttttctctaccaaatatgttttattatgaTTATTTATATTACCCCTCaatttaattatatatattttattttacagaAAGTGAATAGATCAATTGATAGCGACAGAGTCACACATTGCATaagattacttcccaagcaaagtctAATTTATTTGACTCTTTTCCTTTGGAATGTCATAGTTCAGCTTCTGAATGTCATAAGGACAAACCAAAGATATTCCCATGTGCAGCAGAGTCGCATGTTCTTCGGGCATTTTACCGCCTGTTTCTATCCTAAAGCATTGCATATTTATGCTTTGTTTTATATCGGTATAAACAATagtgatgttttttttgttgccctTAAAGCAAGGAAGGCCCCCCCATAAAATGTTGGTGCCCTGCTATGGGGGTAGCGTCCCCTAGGTTGGGAACACCTGTTTTAGAGAATGCTTTGTTCCACAGAGTATAGCAAGCTTGAAACATATTGCAGAGACACGTTCCACTTCCCTCATTAAGAAATATGAACTTGGTCATTGAAATATGAACCTGGTCATTGAGTCTTCACACATTTGGTTATTACATTGCTATGACCGGAACCCCTCAGTAGTGTTGCAATAGAAACCCCCTGAGCACGTCAATAAGTACTGAGCTTAGCTTCTCTTGGCTGCCCCCTACTTTGCATAATGGGAGGGTTTAGAAGTGTTTGCGTCACACCCATCAACAattttgttgtcacaggggcTCTCTCTGATTTAATTTCTGTCAGTAATTGCACTACTGATATGTAATAGATCTCAGACACAAGGCACCTGCTATATCTCATACTCCTGCTGAACATCTCAAAATAATTTGATATAAAAACCACTGGCTGGTACCCTTTGCCAATTTCCCTCTTGTATTATGTAAGGTGCATTGTCTACATGAGATCGAATTTTGACAAATGTTTTTTACTTAATAATACTTTTGATAATACATACTGAACTAGGCTTGTGCACAAGGCCTGGACAATCAACCTCTATCACTTTTGCCCTTTCTAAATCTGCTTCAGCAAACTTTGGTTGTATACAGTAGGTGCTTAGGCTACCTGgggtggcaagtagcctagtggttagagtgttggacttgtaactgaaaggttgcaagatcgaatccccgagctgacaaggtaaaaatctgtcgttctgcccttgaacaaggcagttaacccactgtttccaggccgtcattgaaaataataatttgttcttaactgacttgcctagttaaataaaggtacaaaaaaaaGATGATTCAATCTTATGCAGTACTTCCAACCAAagactcttcttcttcttctatctgTGTGTGCATATTTGTTATGACTTTCACCCCATGGGGACACAGCATTTTTCTTTGGCAGGGCCCTGGCATGATGCTAGAAATAGACATGAAGGCATATATTATCTAGCACCGTTTGGTAGATTTGTTCTGACAGAATGGTTGGCACAAAAGCTCAGGGTAGAGGGTGGCCGGCATGGATTTGTAAGTACGGCACACTGAAGTGCGGGGTTTGTCTAGTCATTGAGCTGGGAGACACAGTGGCACTGTGCGGAAGACTTGTTTTAAACAAGTCTCCTCATTAACATTGTTAAACCTTGTGTGAAATCACATTAAGCCTTGATTGACTATGAGCTTCAACAAAAACCTCTGCGAAGTGCAATTGCTCTGAATCCAAGTGGAGTGTGTCACATAGTTCCAGTTTGTGGTTGATATTGTCAGGTATTGTTAATGAAATGCTCAATGAAGTGgctttctcctttctcctcttccgGTTCGCCATCTCTCTCAAGGGACCATAACCATATTCCTACACAAAATCATATTAATTTTTTTGACTGATTCAAATTAGGACCAAGGGGGTACTCACCAAGGGAATACTCACCAAACACACTACAGATGAATGAGAGGGAGCACCAATCCCTGTAGGGGAGAACTCCCATGAAATCCCACAACtagtaatataatatatgccatttagctgaCGCTTTTAGACATAGTAGTTATTTGTTCCCCCAGGATCCCTCAATCTCTCAGTGTGAACACTTATAACAGTGTCCACGGAGAAAGTGTATTTTTACAACTGTCGCTTTACTTCAACTGTCTCCTTCAACCCCCCCACCTCAACTAGCTAatcagaggaggagggggatgttgCCGTTCAGGGGCTAGGCACAGCTGTTGTACCGTCTCGGGTGATGTGATGTAAGTTCATGCCTTTTAGAAACTAAACTGGGCATCAGGGGTTGTGGCTGTCCAATCGAGTGAGAGAATTCAGAGACAAACCAGCCAATGGTTGCAAAGGTCTGGGTATATAAACTAGGGTCTAACACCTGTCAAAGTTGGGTAACTCCTATATTGGCTTTGGTGGATCCCGGGAACGTTACCTCCTTCTTTTCTCCTGTGCAGGTAAAACCTACAAGGCAGCGAGCTTCTGGAAAAGGGTTTTTAAGTAGAAATGAGGAGAATTCCTGAAAAAGAGCACAAAAAGAAAAgaggaattaaaaaaaaatactttaggCAATTGAAACCTCTCCGTTGCCGCACCATTTGGAATCCTGAAATCGGTTCTTCTTGCATTTTTTTGCATTGGACTTCTCTTCAGTTTCTTGCAGCATTTCCTAAAATGGAAGATCTACTGTTTTTTCATCTTTAAACTACTTCTTATGCGTTTATACTCGTCATCCTCTTCTGTGCAAACTAACTTTGTTAAAGGTTTTGTCGGTAAAAGAGAGCACTAGTTTGAAAACAGCCATGATCACTAACGGCTGTTAGTAGAGGAGGGATAGTCACAGGAGGGATAGTCACAGGAGGGATAGTCACAGGACAGCGGCTGGTTGATTTGTTACCAGTGGTGATCTATAGATGACACCGAGTTATTTTAGATATTTTGCTGAAAAAAACATGCAAAGTGAAGTATTGAATTTCTATAATGTCTGCAATTATTCCACAACATGTTTGTAGTTCAGATGTTAATCTGAGATCCTATTCATTCTGATTTGAAGGTCAGTTGTGCTAATAACCGGAGAATGAATCAAGTCAGTCTCTGGAACTCTCTGGTACCGCCTACTGGGGTGGTAGCCAGACTAGGTTCCAGTGGTAGTGTTTCCCTTGAAGGAATGGAAAGGTGGCTTGCATGCCAGTGTCAGAGTATAGCCATAGCAAGAGGGTGTAGGGTGGATGGCCTGGTCTAAAAATACCTTCTGATGCTAAGTGCATAAAAGCACATAGATCACACCCGTCACTCTCCGTGGAAACATGAGGCGGTGGCCGGAGGGGTCAGGAGACTGATAGATAAGACACTAGGAGACTCAGTACTACAAATCACAAAATATGGTATATTTAGTGGTATTGGTTGTATTGTTAGGCCATTGCTAGGACAGTTCCTCGTGATTTTTTCCTGAAAACCCATCATGCTCTCTTTTATAAATTGTGGCACAATTCTGTTGTTAGGGACCCAGATATTGTTCTTTCACCATTCTTGAATATTTAGTTGGGAGGCCTTTCGATACAGTGTGCCAGATCATCCTTCATAGATTCACACTTCTTCCACCTCTCCTTTTTGCAGGACAAAAGAAAGCCGCAATCATGACGAAGAACTGCCACAATGACTACAAGATGAAATTCTCTGATGAGGAGGAGTTCCCAGACCTCTCCCTGCACAACAACCACATGGCCAAGGTGCTGACCAAGGAGATGTACAAAAAGCTGAGGAGCAAGTCTACCCCCTCCGGTTTCACCCTGGACGACTGCACCCAGACCGGTGTGGACAACCCTGGTAAGACTTGGaagcacacacacaggaaaacccGTCAGGTCCCTGTGAGGTCACAGGATATGCATGTCCTGATCTGCTCTGATTGGTGGCTGATAAGGGCACCTGAAAGCAAAACATTCTTAGTGCTATTAATTAATACACTATTAGCATGAAAAATGAGACTGTTGGTAGTGCACTTTGTTGGGGGCCTGTTACATGTAGTTTTCCTGTGGCAATAGTTCCCACTTATTCTCTTTCTGTCTGCAGGACACCCCTTCATCATGACCGTCGGCTGCGTTGCTGGTGATGAAGAGTGCTACGAAGTCTTTAAGGATATGTTCGACCCCATCATCTCTGACCGTCACGGAGGCTACAAGCCCACCGACAAACACAAGACCGACCTGAACTTCGAGAACCTGAAGGTGAGTGAAGAAAGTGGTCATGGCAATCACATTTCTACATTGGAGTTGCTCCTTTTGCAAGCTTGATTTCTTAGCTAATATATAAGGCTGCAGTGGACCGTGGTGACTAGACAGCATTTGAATGAGTTCCATGTGTAGAGCGACATAATTCATTTCCCCGTTGACAGGGAGGTGATGATCTTGACCCCGCCTACGTCCTGTCCAGCCGTGTGCGTACCGGACGCAGCATCAAGGGATACACCCTGCCCCCCCACAACAGCCGTGGCGAGCGGAGAATGGTTGAGAAACTGTCCATCGAGGGTGAGTGTCTGAGCCCTCAGAAAAAATCAGCACTATAAAATCAGGGTCAGCTGTGCTGCCATGGAGCACGATCATGTCAATCTCATGTTtatgtctctctcccctcagccctgGCCACACTGGATGGTGAGTTCAAGGGAAAGTACTACCCCCTGAATGGCATGACCGATGCCGAGCAGGATCAGCTGATCGCCGACCACTTCTTGTTTGACAAGCCCGTCTCCCCCCTGCTGCTGTCCGCTGGTATGGCCCGTGACTGGCCCGACGCAAGAGGAATCTGGTGAGTGCCCAGGACACAGGCCCATACCAATACCCAAAACCAAAACGATACCATTGGTGAAACCAGATAatgaatgtacagtatgtccCACAGTCATGTAACACGTACTCCCTCCTTTCTGAAGGCACAACGATGCCAAGAGCTTCTTGGTCTGGGTGAACGAGGAGGATCACCTGCGTGTCATCTCCATGGAGAAGGGCGGCAACATGAAGGAGGTCTTCAGACGCTTCTGCGTTGGTCTGCAGAAGGTACGCTAGCCACAGAGCCTACAGGACTGACACACTCTCAATACCAACATTGTTCTTTATCGCTTGTTCACAACAATGGCAGCTGACTTTTCTTATAGTCAATAGTCGAACACACATCCCTTTCGGTTGGCTATTCTCACCTGAAAACGCACTCACTGGaacctcctcgtctcctgtcctTCTCCACCTTGTGCAGATTGAGGCGGTCTTCAAGAAGCACAACCACGGCTTCATGTGGAACGAGCATCTCGGCTACGTGCTGACCTGCCCCTCCAACCTGGGAACTGGCCTGCGCGGTGGCGTGCACGTCAAGCTGCCCAAGCTGAGCACACACCCCAAGTTTGAGGAGATCCTGACCAGGCTGCGTCTGCAGAAGCGCGGCACAGGTACGAGCTTCTCTCAAACTCTCTTCACAGTCTTAATGCATGAAGTCATACTATACCTAGCAATAGGCCATAAAATGCTTTTACACTGCCATTATATATGCATTTCTGAGGTGACTAGTAAAGCCATATATAACCTGACATGTACATCATGGAACACCAGTGTTAAGGATTATGAAGACTCACCTTTGACCTCTTTGCCTGCAGGTGGTGTGGACACGGCCTCCGTGGGTGGAATCTTCGACATCTCCAACGCTGATCGTCTGGGCTCCTCAGAGGTGCAGCAGGTGCAGATGGTGGTGGATGGCGTCAAGCTCATGGTGGAGATGGAGAAGAAGTTGGAGAAGGGAGAGGCCATCGACGGCATGATCCCCGCCCAGAAGTAAAGCGGCACTTGAGCTTCTgagtttttttgtattataaaATGAGTAGCCTTGTCGTCACGCGGGCAGGAGACATCCTCACTGGACTTTTCCTAAAGACACTCCACTCTGATCCAACTCTTTTTTCCTTCCTTCAATATTTCTCTTCATCATTTATTTTTCTCCTTCCTACAGTCACTTTTTACCATCTGTCCTGTTCTTTCTGTAACATCCTGGGAACAAATACCATCGCATAGTCTGGTGCCATGGGCCATGACTATGTTTATGCACCAAATCTTAAATCCGTTCTTTGGTTGTAAAAATGTATTGAGCAAATAAAACAAGCCCCAATTAACAATCAATCCCACTGTCTGATGTATGGTCTCGAAACACACACAAAGACCCTCGCACGTACACATTCTTCCTGCATGTGCACACacggtgcacgcacacacacacacacacacacacacacacacacacacacacacacataaactcagTGAGCGCAGCCCTGTAAATGCCCTAAAACCATGGTACAATTAAGCACTAAAATGAGAGGCcatgtgttatgacatttttATCATGTCTGTGATGTGGTCATAGCCACGAGGCGAAGGCGGGTGGTCATGATGACTTCTAGGTGCTAAGACTAGTAGTTTTAAAAGTACTGGGTTGCTAGGAAACGACGTAAACAATGCCCCTTTATATGAACGTGACAATGTGTATGTTGTCTCATATATCATGGGCAGGAGAGG comes from Salmo salar chromosome ssa20, Ssal_v3.1, whole genome shotgun sequence and encodes:
- the ckmb gene encoding creatine kinase, muscle b, which codes for MTKNCHNDYKMKFSDEEEFPDLSLHNNHMAKVLTKEMYKKLRSKSTPSGFTLDDCTQTGVDNPGHPFIMTVGCVAGDEECYEVFKDMFDPIISDRHGGYKPTDKHKTDLNFENLKGGDDLDPAYVLSSRVRTGRSIKGYTLPPHNSRGERRMVEKLSIEALATLDGEFKGKYYPLNGMTDAEQDQLIADHFLFDKPVSPLLLSAGMARDWPDARGIWHNDAKSFLVWVNEEDHLRVISMEKGGNMKEVFRRFCVGLQKIEAVFKKHNHGFMWNEHLGYVLTCPSNLGTGLRGGVHVKLPKLSTHPKFEEILTRLRLQKRGTGGVDTASVGGIFDISNADRLGSSEVQQVQMVVDGVKLMVEMEKKLEKGEAIDGMIPAQK